One Deinococcus hopiensis KR-140 genomic window, CTGGCTGTCAGCACCAATCCCGGTGACCCCGCGAGTTGGCACGATCAGGGGCCGATCCTAAAATCAGAGCCTGGTGATGACCACAATGCCATTGATCCCATGGTGTTTCAGGACGGAGGTCAGTGGTGGATCACCTGGGGATCGTTCTGGTCCGGATTGAAATTGCAGAAACTGAGGAACATGCGGATACCTACCGGGCTGGTGACCACCTTGGGCAGCCGACCCGGCGTGATGTACAACCCCATCGAGGCTCCAGCAATTTTGAAGCGCGGTAACTATTACTACCTGTTCATGTCGTGGGACAGCTGCTGCCAAGGGGCCAACAGCACCTATAAGATCGCGGTGGGCCGCTCCAAAACGCCGTCTGGGCCCTACCTTGATGCAAACGGCGAGCGCTTGGATGAGGGGGGCGGCACGGTGCTGCTCACCGGCCGTGGCAACCTGCACGCCGCTGGAGGTCAAGACGTCTTTCACGAAGGTGAAAGCGACTACTTGATCTATCACTCGTACGACGCCCAGCAAAACTACGCGCCGGTGATGAGCATCGAACGGCTTGGCTGGGTCAATGACTGGCCCGTACTGAAGTAATGCCCGGCGCCAAGCACTGGGTACTTCGGCCTTTCATCCAAGCCGCCACGGTGTTGCTCTCCCGTCTCTTCAGGGAGAGCAACACCGCCGTACGGGCAGGCCCCTGCCAAGTAGAGGAGCTTTTATGAAACATTACGTCGTCATCAACGCCGACATGACGAAAGGCACAATCAACCGCAACGTCTACGGCCATTTTTCAGAGCATTTGGGGCGGTGTGTCTATGAAGGCCTGTGGGTGGGAGAAGATTCCCCCATACCCAACACCAGCGGCATTCGCAACGACGTGGTGGAGGCCCTGAAGGAAATTCGAGTTCCGGTGTTGCGCTGGCCAGGGGGATGCTTCGCGGACGAATACCACTGGAAAGACGGCATCGGACCCCGTGGGCAGCGCAAACGCATGGTGAACACCCACTGGGGCGGCATGGTCGAGAACAACCACTTTGGTACCCACGAGTTTATGCTGCTGTGTGAACTGCTGGGTTGCGAGCCCTACATCTCGGGGAACGTCGGAAGTGGGACAGTCCAGGAGATGTCCGAATGGGTCGAGTACCTGACGTTCGACGGAGAGTCTCCGATGGCCGAGCTCCGGAAGGCCAATGGACGCGCCGAACCCTGGAAGGTCAAGTACTTCGGAGTGGGCAACGAGAACTGGGGCTGCGGCGGTAATATGCGTCCGCAGTACTACGCTGACCAGTACCGTCAGTACCAGACCTTCGTGCGCAACTACGGCGACAACAAGATATACAAGATCGCGTGCGGTCCAAACATTGATGACTACGACTGGATGGAAAGAGTAATGAAGGACACGCATCCTTTCATGGACGCGATCAGCATTCATTACTACACCATCCCCGGTGAATTCTGGAAGGGAAAAGGAGCAGCAACCGGTTTTTCAGAGGATGAGTGGGCCACCACCATCCGCAAGGCGTGGTTTATAGACGAACTCATCACCAAGCACGCGGCAATCATGGACCGCTACGACCCAAGTAAACGCATTGGCATGATCGTTGACGAGTGGGGAACCTGGTTTGACGTGGAGGTCGGCACAAATCCCGGCTTTCTGTACCAGCAGAACACCATTCGCGACGCACTGGTGGCGGGCATCTCGCTCAACATCTTCAATGAACACTGTGACCGCGTTGTCATGGCCAACATCGCGCAGATGGTAAACGTGCTGCAGTCGGTCATCCTCACCGAGGGCGAAAAGATGATCCTTACGCCGACATATCACGTCTTTAACATGTACAAGGTCCACCAAGACGCACTGCTTGTCGATACGCACGCGCTCCCAGTCGGGATTCAGAATGAAGATCGCCCTCACCCAAGCCTGTCTGTTTCGACTTCCAAGGACGCTCAGGGCCTCCTCCACATCAGCCTATGCAATGCCGACCTCCTGTCCGAAAACGAGGTCACTTTGGATCTGCGCGGGCTTGC contains:
- a CDS encoding arabinan endo-1,5-alpha-L-arabinosidase yields the protein MTTVRVRKTAAPHRLALTGDLSAHDPTLFKAGNIYYVFSTGLIQTEDDPGGILMHRSTGGITGPWEPIGAVAVPQWANDNYKTPHLWAPQVVKNGDTYHLYYAVSEFGKNHSAIGLAVSTNPGDPASWHDQGPILKSEPGDDHNAIDPMVFQDGGQWWITWGSFWSGLKLQKLRNMRIPTGLVTTLGSRPGVMYNPIEAPAILKRGNYYYLFMSWDSCCQGANSTYKIAVGRSKTPSGPYLDANGERLDEGGGTVLLTGRGNLHAAGGQDVFHEGESDYLIYHSYDAQQNYAPVMSIERLGWVNDWPVLK
- a CDS encoding alpha-N-arabinofuranosidase yields the protein MKHYVVINADMTKGTINRNVYGHFSEHLGRCVYEGLWVGEDSPIPNTSGIRNDVVEALKEIRVPVLRWPGGCFADEYHWKDGIGPRGQRKRMVNTHWGGMVENNHFGTHEFMLLCELLGCEPYISGNVGSGTVQEMSEWVEYLTFDGESPMAELRKANGRAEPWKVKYFGVGNENWGCGGNMRPQYYADQYRQYQTFVRNYGDNKIYKIACGPNIDDYDWMERVMKDTHPFMDAISIHYYTIPGEFWKGKGAATGFSEDEWATTIRKAWFIDELITKHAAIMDRYDPSKRIGMIVDEWGTWFDVEVGTNPGFLYQQNTIRDALVAGISLNIFNEHCDRVVMANIAQMVNVLQSVILTEGEKMILTPTYHVFNMYKVHQDALLVDTHALPVGIQNEDRPHPSLSVSTSKDAQGLLHISLCNADLLSENEVTLDLRGLAAPGVLVTGTVMNSEIRDAHNTFEAPGVVMPSEFKAFAVEGTIIRVTLPRMSVTVLEVAPAMEA